A window from Hemibagrus wyckioides isolate EC202008001 linkage group LG17, SWU_Hwy_1.0, whole genome shotgun sequence encodes these proteins:
- the p4ha3 gene encoding prolyl 4-hydroxylase subunit alpha-3: MWCFQLLSLWFVLHMCHRSLGEVYTSMMSIKQNILSERQLIDHLRRYLDRETQRLEDIKRFYTKVSAFHTGTHNDSSVSMDNPLAAFTLIKRLQSEWLNIIYSNKGEENAQALKGSYKRIEGTLPKQEDLQGAAQGLLRLQDVYSLQVDGMVKGHFQRIRNGSIVDIYKPSVGISLSGDDCFLVGKVAYHGKDYYHSVQWLEEAVRLFRGINRSPENEGTLEDALDYLAFSHFKTGNISSALSLSLELLHHDPSNTRVLLNVQKYEKLLVKSPAIPSLGSGLKRPSTTYLRTRDTYETLCQSQGSQPKHYENPRLFCDHYTNGNPGLLLQPMKRELVSLQPYVVLFHDFITGAEAQCIRESAMPALRRSVVASAENQSTADYRISKSAWLKSSAHPTVSKVDRRISLLTGLNVQHPYAEHLQVVNYGIGGHYEPHFDHATSESSPLYRLNSGNRIATFMIYLSSVEAGGFTAFIYANFSIPVIENSALFWWNLHRNGQGNGDTLHAGCPVLAGDKWVANKWVHEYGQEFRRPCSPNLYE, translated from the exons ATGTGGTGTTTCCAGTTGCTTTCACTATGGTTCGTCCTGCACATGTGCCATCGTTCACTCGGGGAGGTTTACACCTCAATGATGAGCATAAAGCAAAACATTTTATCAGAAAGACAACTCATTGATCATTTGAGACGATACCTTGATCGGGAAACTCAAAGACTTGAAGATATTAAACG GTTCTACACGAAGGTTTCTGCATTTCACACGGGGACACACAATGATTCATCAGTGTCCATGGATAATCCTTTGGCAGCATTTACACTCATCAAGAGATTACAGTCTGAATGGTTGAACATAATCTACAGCAACAAAGGCGAAGAAAATGCCCAAG CACTGAAGGGTTCTTATAAGAGGATAGAAGGTACTTTGCCAAAGCAAGAAGACCTCCAAGGGGCAGCACAGGGGCTGTTGAGACTCCAGGACGTGTATTCTCTTCAAGTGGACGGAATGGTGAAAGGTCATTTCCAGCGGATCAGAAATGGAAGCATAGTTGATATTTACAAGCCATCTGtaggcatctctctctctggggaTGACTGCTTTCTTGTTGGAAAG GTGGCCTACCATGGGAAGGATTACTATCACTCTGTACAATGGCTTGAGGAGGCAGTGCGGCTTTTTCGAGGCATTAACAGGAGCCCAGAAAACGAGGGCACTTTGGAAGATGCCCTAGATTACTTAGCTTTCTCTCACTTCAAG ACAGGAAACATCTCCTCTGCACTCAGTCTGTCCTTGGAGCTGCTACATCATG ATCCATCAAACACAAGGGTTCTGCTAAATGTGCAGAAGTATGAAAAACTTCTGGTTAAAAGTCCTGCCATTCCAAGCCTAGGGTCTGGATTAAAGAGACCCAGTACCACCTATCTGAGAACAAGAGACACTTATGAAACCCTTTGCCAAAGCCAGGGATCTCAG CCAAAACATTATGAAAACCCAAGACTTTTTTGTGACCATTACACCAACGGAAATCCTGGCCTGCTCCTGCAACCCATGAAACGTGAGCTGGTGAGCCTGCAGCCTTATGTTGTCCTGTTTCATGACTTTATCACAGGAGCAGAGGCCCAATGCATCAGGGAGTCTGCAATGCCAGCA CTAAGGAGATCAGTAGTGGCATCAGCTGAGAACCAGTCCACCGCTGACTATCGCATCAGCAAGAG CGCATGGTTGAAAAGCTCAGCACATCCCACTGTTAGCAAGGTGGACCGTCGTATCAGTTTGCTAACAGGCCTGAATGTGCAACATCCCTATGCAGAACATCTGCAAGTGGTCAACTACGGTATTGGGGGACACTACGAACCTCATTTTGATCATGCCACA TCAGAATCCAGCCCCTTGTACAGACTGAACTCTGGAAATCGCATTGCTACCTTTATGATATAT CTCAGCTCCGTGGAAGCAGGAGGATTCACTGCCTTCATCTACGCCAACTTCAGCATTCCTGTAATCGAG aATAGTGCTCTGTTCTGGTGGAACCTCCACAGAAATGGCCAAGGGAATGGAGATACACTGCATGCAGGTTGTCCAGTCCTGGCTGGAGATAAATGGG TGGCCAATAAATGGGTGCATGAGTACGGACAGGAGTTTCGTCGGCCTTGCAGTCCCAACCTTTATGAGTGA
- the or95a1 gene encoding odorant receptor 129-1, translated as MYFLSLTRQATKKLMLFVLCYSRSNAPHSKQQLCRVVDIMQNLTEFPDNGTSNNSTSIILKVCVVIPLFCVFLYCILLMLHTFASHRQFFDSSRYILFAYMLVNDTLQLLTSVLLFLFVMGNVKFAIIYCAPLLFVSVATFQNGPLILAAMSLERYVAIFYPLSRPISWRPERIWVIALSLWIISCIPPTVDFILMRPSVGWDVFTTPLACKTTVLNSLPIQTLFKVAVNAIFFAAVAAIIFFTYIRILLETRKMRQDRASVTKALHTVVLHGFQLLLSMMVFTFPITENLIVLNVRWMQEHIQFFNYFCFVLLPRFLSPLIYGLRDESLRIYMKKAMPCCRARIGPHKISK; from the exons atgtattttctttctttaactagacaagcaacaaagaaactcatgctgtttgttttgtgttattcCAGATCTAATGCACCACATTCAAAACAACA gcTGTGCAGAGTTGTTGACATTATGCAAAATCTGACCGAATTCCCAGACAATGGCACATCCAACAACAGCACATCCATCATCctaaaggtgtgtgtggtgatcccgctgttctgtgtctttctctactGCATCCTGCTGATGCTGCatacatttgcctcacaccggCAATTCTTCGACAGCTCACGCTACATCCTGTTTGCTTACATGCTGGTTAATGACACACTGCAGCTACTCACTTCTGTGCTGCTCTTTCTATTTGTCATGGGCAATGTGAAGTTTGCCATCATCTACTGTGCACCACTGCTCTTTGTCTCTGTTGCCACCTTTCAGAATGGCCCATTAATCCTAGCTGCCATGTCACTAGAGCGCTATGTGGCGATCTTCTACCCGCTGAGCCGACCCATCTCCTGGAGGCCGGAAAGAATCTGGGTGATTGCGTTAAGCTTGTGGATCATCAGCTGTATCCCTCCTACAGTGGATTTCATCCTGATGCGCCCCAGTGTGGGCTGGGATGTGTTTACCACCCCGCTGGCCTGCAAAACCACAGTTCTTAATAGCTTGCCCATCCAGACTCTCTTCAAAGTGGCCGTGAATGCAATTTTCTTTGCTGCAGTGGCCGCCATCATTTTTTTCACTTACATTCGGATCCTTCTGGAGACCCGAAAGATGCGTCAGGACCGGGCCTCTGTAACCAAAGCCCTACACACCGTGGTGTTGCATGGATTCCAGCTGCTTCTGAGTATGATGGTCTTCACATTCCCTATTACTGAAAACTTGATTGTGCTGAACGTCAGATGGATGCAGGAACATATTCAATTTTTCAACTACTTCTGCTTTGTGTTGCTGCCACGCTTTCTCAGCCCACTCATTTATGGCCTCAGAGATGAGAGCCTGAGAATCTACATGAAAAAAGCCATGCCTTGCTGCAGGGCTCGCATTGGGCCACATAAAATTTCCAAATGA